From one Coffea eugenioides isolate CCC68of chromosome 11, Ceug_1.0, whole genome shotgun sequence genomic stretch:
- the LOC113752414 gene encoding receptor-like protein EIX2 has translation MGSIIVGPRFPAWLRTQNEVVELNMQNASISDAIPSWFHYDNIMSLDLSSNSLTGNPSEFKQLNGSRNSQIVSIDYPYREIFLSSNKLDGSLKSFPLDISYLDLSHNFLTGHIPQLEVGQTSVVLQSLLLNDNRFTGTIPKDLCKSKNLSFLDLSNNLLSGRVPLCLGNLQDLRILNLANNSLSGQIPSSLGNLWQLYTLHLNGNKFVGKLPTSMQHLRNLEILDLGDNGLKDIIPAWIGERLSNLRFLRFQSNNFYGPISDTLCQLSLLQLLNLGHNNLSGFIPHCFNNITALMVSGLDGDYGIDPRESLQDIKGRREFEYYASNLGFVKSISLSANNLVGEIPDGIMELVQLQVLNLSQNHLTGRIPKKIGNLKQLETLDLSMNALFGAIPESLSDLYLLNSLNLSHNKLSGPIPSGNQLQTLTDPSIYEGNSGLCGKPLPNNCSEHKSPTKNGPIDDGEGHSESDWSWFYAGIGPGFAAGLSGVLGILLFKKSWRYAYFKFIESACDKIWVKTTRLRRNFR, from the coding sequence ATGGGATCCATCATTGTGGGACCTAGGTTTCCGGCTTGGCTTCGGACGCAGAATGAAGTTGTGGAGTTAAACATGCAGAATGCTAGCATTTCAGATGCCATACCCAGCTGGTTTCATTATGATAATATTATGTCATTAGATCTCTCCAGCAACAGCCTAACTGGAAATCCTTCGGAATTCAAACAATTGAATGGATCGAGAAATAGTCAAATAGTTTCCATTGACTATCCTTATCGAGAAATATTTCTAAGCTCCAACAAATTGGACGGATCTCTCAAATCGTTTCCGTTGGATATTTCATATTTAGATCTTTCACACAATTTTCTTACTGGACATATTCCGCAGCTTGAAGTTGGTCAAACTTCGGTTGTACTTCAGTCTCTCTTACTAAATGATAACCGTTTCACAGGTACTATCCCTAAAGACTTGTGCAAGTCGAAAAATTTATCTTTTCTGGATCTATCCAACAATCTTCTGTCCGGAAGAGTTCCTCTATGTCTAGGAAACTTGCAAGACCTGCGGATCCTAAACTTGGCAAATAACAGTCTATCCGGTCAAATTCCGAGTTCATTGGGTAACTTGTGGCAACTTTATACTCTGCATTTGAATGGAAATAAATTCGTTGGGAAGCTCCCTACCTCAATGCAGCATCTGAGAAATTTGGAAATTCTTGATCTCGGTGACAATGGATTGAAGGATATTATACCAGCTTGGATTGGGGAAAGGTTATCAAATTTAAGGTTTCTAAGATTCCAGTCAAATAACTTCTATGGACCTATTTCCGATACACTCTGCCAACTCTCACTTCTTCAATTGCTAAACTTAGGACATAATAACTTGAGTGGATTTATTCCTCACTGCTTTAACAACATTACTGCCTTAATGGTATCAGGGCTAGATGGAGATTACGGCATTGATCCACGAGAAAGCCTTCAAGACATTAAGGGACGAAGAGAATTTGAGTATTACGCGAGTAACCTTGGGTTTGTTAAATCCATAAGCCTCTCAGCAAATAATTTAGTTGGCGAGATCCCTGATGGGATAATGGAACTGGTTCAATTGCAAGTTTTGAATCTTTCACAAAATCATTTGACTGGAAGGATCCCCAAGAAGATTGGCAACTTGAAGCAACTTGAAACACTTGATCTATCAATGAATGCACTCTTCGGTGCAATCCCTGAAAGCTTATCTGATTTGTACTTATTGAACTCTCTGAATTTGTCACACAATAAACTTTCAGGGCCAATACCATCAGGAAATCAGCTTCAAACCTTGACCGATCCATCCATCTATGAAGGAAACAGTGGACTCTGTGGCAAACCGCTCCCAAACAACTGCTCGGAACACAAATCGCCTACCAAAAATGGGCCTATTGATGATGGTGAAGGCCACAGCGAATCTGATTGGTCTTGGTTTTATGCTGGAATAGGACCGGGTTTTGCTGCCGGGCTGTCGGGAGTTCTGGGAATACTTCTCTTCAAGAAGTCATGGCGCTATGCATACTTCAAGTTTATAGAAAGTGCTTGTGACAAAATCTGGGTAAAGACTACTCGCCTGAGGAGGAATTTCCGTTGA
- the LOC113754304 gene encoding putative receptor like protein 25, whose amino-acid sequence MMVSSEHGSILTITYDTTNLQNYKGGNELEYSFGNLVLIKSISLSTNNLVGEIPDGIMDLAGLQTLNLSHNHLTGRISEKIGNLKRLETLDLSMNEFFGAIPNNLSTINSLSFLNLSHNSLSGEIPSGNQLQTLNDPSIYEGNSGLCGKPLPKSCPENKSPAENDPILDDKDHGEFDWSWFYAGIGPGFALGLVGFLAILLFKRSWRYAYFEFLESASDRIAAMIALKTTRRARNFR is encoded by the coding sequence ATGATGGTATCAAGTGAACATGGAAGCATTCTCACGATAACTTACGATACCACCAACCTTCAAAACTATAAGGGAGGAAATGAACTTGAGTACTCCTTTGGGAACCTTGTGCTCATTAAATCCATAAGCCTCTCAACAAATAATTTAGTGGGTGAGATCCCAGATGGGATAATGGATCTGGCTGGTTTACAAACTTTGAACCTTTCTCACAACCATTTGACTGGAAGGATCTCTGAGAAGATTGGCAACTTAAAGCGACTTGAAACGCTAGATCTATCAATGAATGAATTCTTCGGTGCAATACCTAACAACTTATCAACAATAAACTCATTGAGCTTCCTAAATTTGTCACACAATAGCCTTTCAGGGGAAATACCATCAGGAAATCAACTTCAGACCTTAAACGATCCATCCATCTATGAAGGAAATAGTGGACTTTGTGGCAAGCCACTCCCAAAGAGCTGCCCCGAGAACAAGTCGCCAGCCGAAAATGATCCTATCCTTGATGACAAAGATCATGGTGAGTTTGATTGGTCATGGTTTTATGCAGGTATAGGACCTGGTTTTGCTCTCGGCCTCGTGGGATTCTTGGCAATCCTTCTCTTCAAGAGGTCTTGGCGCTATGCATACTTCGAGTTTCTGGAAAGTGCAAGTGACAGAATTGCCGCAATGATAGCATTGAAGACTACTCGGCGTGCGAGGAACTTCCGTTGA